A stretch of the Ostrea edulis chromosome 9, xbOstEdul1.1, whole genome shotgun sequence genome encodes the following:
- the LOC130049994 gene encoding uncharacterized protein LOC130049994, with protein MEVVFLTCFTSHLSNFADVNMESHKLKRKPNWSSEESLALTTLVEEYKDVVRGKLSPQLTSQMKSKAWGEIAVKLRAMSVGPTRTAAEVEKKWHNIFSKTKTEISNHRRIITGTGGGPPPKSLSAVAEAVTSVIGANNTCLMGIEGGIDTSLLNLDILGDESVGIHVIEGPPDTDPHILGSTPLEVTYVLESSLPLVTSGNSSRDINLKRKNGRTNLQEAGTRSPVFGNENKKA; from the exons ATGGAGGTCGTATTTTTAACATGTTTTACGTCACATCTGTCAAATTTCGCAGACGTAAACATGGAAAGCCACAAACTCAAACGAAAGCCAAACTGGAGTAGTGAGGAGTCCTTGGCACTCACTACTCTTGTTGAAGAATACAAGGATGTTGTGAGAGGGAAACTAAGTCCCCAGTTAACCTCTCAAATGAAGTCGAAAGCGTGGGGGGAGATTGCGGTAAAACTTCGTGCTATGAGTGTTGGGCCAACTCGAACGGCAGCAGAAGTTGAGAAAAAGTGGCACAACATCTTCTCGAAGACAAAAACGGAGATTTCCAACCACAGACGTATAATTACTGGTACAG gtGGTGGTCCTCCTCCGAAGTCATTGAGTGCTGTAGCGGAAGCTGTTACTAGTGTAATTGGGGCAAATAACACTTGCCTAATGGGTATAGAGGGAGGCATTGATACGTCCCTGCTAAACCTAGATATACTTGGTGATGAATCTGT GGGAATCCATGTAATTGAAGGACCTCCAGATACAGATCCCCACATTCTTGGATCAACTCCCCTAGAAGTAACATATGTCCTGGAGTCTTCATTGCCATTGGTAACCTCAGGCAATAGCAGCAGGGACATTaacctgaaaagaaaaaatggaaGAACTAACTTGCAGGAAGCTGGAACTAGAAGTCCAGTAtttggaaatgaaaataagaaagctTAA